A portion of the Francisella uliginis genome contains these proteins:
- the hrpA gene encoding ATP-dependent RNA helicase HrpA yields MPNFKNQASSLLNQISTKLRGKYISLLKRGSVDSKLIKELNDLAKQTDQKILPKITYPDLPVADKVGDIKKLIDENQVIVVAGETGSGKSTQLPKICLDLGLGKRGLIGHTQPRRIAARSIANRVASEIGDQSKVSFKIRFSDQTSENTLIKVMTDGVLLSEIKNDRFLSQYEVIIIDEAHERSLNIDFLLGCIKKILPFRPDLKVIITSATIDHQKFTSYFQKSKEIAVSGRTYPVEICYQNDEDFDEFSMQERILYAIDELGKGDVLVFLPTERDIHETLAYLNKQDLRFTEVLPLFSRLSNKDQNKIFNPESSTRRIILATNVAETSLTVPRIKYVIDSGLARVSRYSYRTKVQRLPIEKISQASANQRAGRCGRLSAGVCIRLYSEEDFNNRKEYTDPEILRTNLASVILQMLFLKLGSIQEFPFIDPPDSKFVKDGFKLLFELQAISELNYSKPKITADGIKMAIMPLDPKLAKIVIEGHRQKALKEIVSIVSFLSVQDPRERPLSFQQKADEKHSIDKDKSSDFIAILNLANRLNSDLKGLSNREKKDYYKKNFISPVRFNEWNDIYRQIVEVIHGFGWKLGYQGEVDKKACHSEQVAERSRSTGSHLIREIPDQVRNDDKGNIKYENLHKAIASGFLSNIGFNYENAEYLGARGLKFFIFPGSSQFKRKPKWLLSSEIVETTKTYARNVAKIEPEWLEALAKHLVKKHYDEPTWSKKRRAVVVNERITLYGLEIISKRSVQYSRINPQEAREIFIREALVNGDFESKVYFYQQNLKLIEQVEDLENKSRRKDILVDEQVMYQHYDELMPEDVCSGVTFDKWLKTISKNEQQKLVFDLDSLMQHSAEGITQQKFPDVLAVGDMHLPLEYHFDPLDERDGATVTVPIVFLNDINPSVLEWGIYGFLYDKIIALLRALPKNIRKNCVPVPTYAQAIFESIDFEVDKYKPLKSIIAKHITRMVGFIVDETVWQNEELEKHLVLNIKVVDENGEELAIDKDIHVLKQKLQNLVQKPRLTTNDKIYYDWEFGNIEQNSQIKEYGINVKVYNCLEISKDGVKLSYKATIEEAHSCMKKALKKLIKLRLQNHLSNSIKKNDLASLSMSLKLNNSKDDIVDKAIDLSFFDNIELPYTKAGFEKLYSNGFEKFDLNRSKVESLVSEIIKYKNQLEKKLNVKKIPFNFIQLYTDVKSELGEIFVGDYLSQPIKFLQRYKYYIQALENRLEKAKLNLQRDKVYQIEVDELRSRLDKKIKAKHLNSESSEVIKVNFLIKELWVSWYLQNIKTIESVSYKKILTCINGI; encoded by the coding sequence ATGCCTAATTTTAAAAATCAAGCTTCTAGTTTATTAAATCAAATTTCAACTAAATTGCGTGGTAAATATATATCATTGCTAAAGAGAGGAAGTGTAGATTCTAAGCTTATCAAAGAATTAAATGATTTAGCTAAGCAAACTGATCAAAAAATATTACCTAAAATAACATACCCTGACTTACCTGTTGCAGACAAAGTTGGTGATATTAAAAAGCTTATTGATGAAAACCAAGTAATAGTCGTTGCTGGTGAAACTGGCTCAGGTAAATCAACACAGCTACCTAAAATTTGCTTAGACTTAGGTCTGGGTAAACGAGGTTTAATAGGGCATACTCAACCAAGAAGAATAGCAGCTAGATCTATAGCAAATAGAGTTGCTAGTGAGATAGGGGATCAATCAAAAGTCTCTTTCAAAATACGTTTTTCTGATCAAACATCTGAAAATACTTTGATTAAGGTAATGACAGATGGTGTGTTGTTATCTGAAATTAAAAATGATAGGTTTTTATCTCAATATGAGGTCATTATAATTGATGAGGCACATGAAAGAAGTTTGAATATTGATTTTCTTTTAGGTTGCATAAAGAAAATTTTACCATTTAGACCTGATTTAAAAGTTATTATAACCTCAGCAACTATAGATCATCAAAAGTTTACAAGCTATTTTCAAAAGTCTAAAGAGATTGCAGTTAGTGGTAGAACATATCCTGTAGAGATCTGTTATCAAAATGATGAAGATTTTGATGAGTTTTCAATGCAAGAGAGGATTTTGTATGCGATTGATGAGCTTGGTAAAGGTGATGTTTTAGTTTTCTTACCAACAGAAAGAGATATTCATGAGACTTTAGCATATTTGAATAAACAAGATCTTAGATTTACAGAAGTCTTACCCTTATTCTCAAGGCTATCAAATAAGGATCAAAATAAGATATTCAATCCTGAAAGTTCTACACGAAGAATTATCTTAGCAACCAATGTGGCAGAGACTTCTTTAACTGTTCCACGGATAAAATATGTTATAGATTCTGGTTTGGCTAGAGTTAGTAGGTATAGTTATCGTACTAAGGTGCAACGTCTACCTATAGAGAAAATATCTCAAGCTAGCGCAAATCAAAGAGCTGGGCGTTGTGGAAGATTATCGGCAGGTGTGTGTATACGATTATATAGTGAAGAGGATTTTAATAATCGTAAAGAATATACAGACCCTGAAATTTTGCGTACAAATTTAGCATCAGTTATTTTGCAGATGTTGTTTTTAAAGTTAGGTAGCATTCAAGAGTTTCCATTTATAGATCCGCCTGATTCAAAATTTGTTAAGGATGGCTTCAAACTTTTATTTGAATTACAAGCAATCTCAGAGCTTAATTATTCAAAACCTAAAATCACGGCTGATGGGATAAAAATGGCTATTATGCCTTTAGATCCAAAATTAGCAAAAATAGTTATCGAAGGACATAGGCAAAAAGCTCTTAAAGAAATAGTTTCAATTGTTAGCTTTTTAAGTGTTCAAGATCCACGTGAAAGACCTTTAAGCTTTCAACAAAAAGCAGATGAAAAACATTCTATAGATAAAGATAAATCTTCTGATTTTATTGCTATTTTAAATTTAGCTAATAGATTAAACTCTGACTTGAAAGGATTATCAAATAGAGAGAAAAAGGATTATTATAAGAAAAATTTTATATCACCAGTTAGGTTTAATGAGTGGAATGATATTTATAGACAGATTGTTGAAGTTATTCATGGATTTGGTTGGAAACTGGGTTATCAAGGTGAGGTGGATAAAAAAGCATGTCACTCTGAACAGGTTGCTGAGCGGAGTCGAAGCACAGGTTCTCATCTTATTCGAGAGATTCCGGATCAAGTCCGGAATGACGACAAAGGTAATATTAAATATGAAAATCTACACAAGGCTATAGCAAGTGGTTTTTTAAGTAATATTGGTTTTAATTATGAGAATGCCGAATATTTAGGGGCTAGAGGACTTAAGTTTTTTATATTCCCGGGATCTTCACAGTTTAAGAGAAAACCGAAGTGGTTGTTATCTTCTGAGATTGTTGAAACAACAAAAACCTATGCACGCAATGTTGCAAAAATAGAACCTGAGTGGTTGGAAGCTTTAGCTAAACATCTTGTTAAAAAACATTATGATGAACCAACTTGGAGTAAAAAGCGTAGAGCTGTAGTAGTAAATGAAAGAATTACACTCTACGGTTTAGAAATAATTTCAAAAAGATCTGTCCAGTATTCAAGAATAAATCCACAAGAGGCGAGAGAAATATTTATTAGAGAAGCTCTCGTAAACGGTGACTTTGAGTCAAAGGTGTATTTCTATCAGCAAAACCTTAAGCTAATAGAGCAAGTTGAAGATCTTGAGAATAAGTCGCGCAGGAAAGATATTTTAGTAGATGAGCAAGTGATGTATCAGCATTATGATGAGCTTATGCCTGAAGATGTCTGTAGTGGTGTAACTTTTGATAAATGGTTAAAAACTATCTCAAAAAATGAGCAGCAGAAGTTGGTTTTTGATTTAGATAGTCTCATGCAGCATAGTGCAGAGGGAATTACTCAACAAAAGTTTCCAGATGTTTTAGCTGTTGGTGATATGCATTTACCATTAGAATATCATTTTGATCCACTTGATGAGAGAGATGGTGCAACTGTTACAGTACCTATTGTTTTTCTTAATGATATAAATCCTAGTGTGCTTGAATGGGGAATATATGGCTTCTTATATGACAAAATTATAGCTTTGCTAAGAGCATTACCGAAAAATATTCGTAAAAACTGTGTGCCAGTACCAACTTATGCTCAAGCTATATTTGAGTCAATAGATTTTGAGGTAGATAAATATAAGCCGTTAAAGTCTATTATTGCAAAACATATTACTCGTATGGTTGGTTTTATAGTTGATGAAACAGTATGGCAAAATGAAGAGCTAGAAAAACATCTTGTTTTAAATATTAAAGTAGTCGATGAAAATGGCGAAGAGTTAGCTATAGATAAAGATATACATGTTTTAAAACAAAAACTGCAAAACTTAGTTCAAAAGCCGAGACTAACTACTAATGATAAAATTTATTACGATTGGGAGTTTGGTAATATTGAACAAAATAGTCAGATAAAAGAATATGGTATAAATGTAAAAGTATATAATTGCCTTGAGATATCTAAAGATGGAGTGAAACTTTCTTATAAGGCAACTATAGAAGAAGCACATTCTTGTATGAAAAAGGCATTGAAAAAACTAATTAAATTACGTTTGCAAAATCACTTATCAAATAGCATTAAGAAAAATGATTTAGCAAGTTTATCAATGTCACTAAAGCTGAATAATTCAAAAGATGATATTGTTGATAAGGCGATAGATTTAAGTTTTTTTGATAATATTGAATTGCCTTATACAAAAGCTGGATTTGAAAAACTTTATTCTAATGGATTTGAAAAATTTGATTTAAATAGATCTAAAGTTGAATCGTTAGTTTCAGAAATAATTAAGTATAAAAATCAACTTGAGAAAAAGCTTAATGTTAAAAAGATACCTTTTAATTTTATTCAGCTTTATACAGATGTTAAGAGCGAGTTAGGAGAGATTTTCGTAGGCGATTACTTATCTCAACCAATTAAATTCTTACAGCGTTATAAATATTATATTCAAGCTTTAGAGAATAGGTTGGAAAAGGCTAAGCTAAATTTGCAGAGAGATAAGGTGTATCAAATAGAAGTAGATGAACTTAGATCGAGATTAGATAAGAAAATTAAAGCTAAGCATCTAAATAGTGAGAGTAGTGAGGTTATAAAGGTTAATTTTTTAATTAAAGAGCTTTGGGTTTCATGGTACTTGCAGAATATTAAAACTATAGAATCAGTTTCATATAAGAAAATACTTACTTGCATTAATGGAATATAG
- a CDS encoding polysaccharide biosynthesis protein, giving the protein MSFYDKRTLNFLVIIFLTIVTVNWTFYIFKESVDLYFLVSVIVLRCLSSFILLRDYMASWRKSTQKTFLRKVFINIPVFLIVAFSFYGKIRFSLIFSEFLFYVFLINSCVYFYWYITNKSSVSKTKVAVIYGAGAAGTKIAQELSATKYRVKYFVDDDTSLQKRSIDGKKVLSKVELQKKLLSSKFDLLVIALPSVANSKVKNIYRDFQSDFKQIKIMPSLESILQDESFMSQLKPVSLYDLLARGSKSLDKKTISNFIKGKKILITGAGGSIGSEIARQCMKYEAKQIILLDHSEFNLYKITEECSSYNTKSVLCSVCDVESLKNVFSDYTPDIVFHAAAYKHVPLVEENISKAIKNNILGTKNTIDLAINTNVESFILISTDKAVRPTNVMGATKRICELYLQNIEPKNTKLAAVRFGNVLGSSGSVIPKFEKQLKKGGPLTVTHPDITRYFMLIPEACELVLQAGAIARNSEVFVLDMGKPVKIIDLAQQFKKLSGMEDIEIKITGLRPGEKLYEELLIDEGDIRTEYKDILVGKKTFYDIDKLNKDLNTLLISEQYQQIKLLKQIVPEFNHNLNR; this is encoded by the coding sequence ATATCTTTTTATGATAAGAGAACACTTAACTTTTTAGTAATAATATTTCTAACTATTGTTACAGTAAATTGGACTTTTTATATTTTTAAAGAGTCTGTGGACTTATATTTCCTTGTTTCTGTTATTGTCCTTAGGTGTTTGTCATCTTTTATTCTACTAAGGGATTATATGGCAAGTTGGCGTAAGTCAACACAAAAAACTTTTTTGCGCAAAGTATTTATAAATATTCCTGTATTTCTTATAGTTGCTTTTAGCTTTTATGGGAAAATTAGGTTCTCATTGATATTTTCTGAATTCTTGTTTTATGTGTTTTTAATAAATTCATGTGTTTATTTTTACTGGTATATTACTAACAAAAGCTCTGTAAGTAAAACTAAAGTAGCTGTGATATATGGTGCAGGCGCAGCAGGAACAAAGATAGCCCAAGAGCTTAGTGCTACAAAATATAGAGTTAAATATTTTGTTGATGATGATACTTCTTTACAAAAAAGAAGTATCGATGGTAAAAAAGTTTTATCTAAGGTTGAGTTGCAAAAAAAACTATTGTCTTCAAAATTTGATCTATTAGTTATAGCTCTACCAAGCGTTGCTAATTCAAAAGTTAAGAATATATATAGAGACTTTCAAAGCGACTTTAAGCAAATAAAAATCATGCCATCGCTAGAGAGTATTTTACAAGATGAGAGTTTTATGTCGCAGCTTAAGCCTGTTTCACTTTATGATTTACTTGCTAGGGGTTCGAAAAGTTTAGATAAAAAAACTATTTCAAACTTTATCAAGGGAAAAAAAATTCTTATTACTGGAGCTGGAGGGAGCATTGGCTCTGAGATTGCTAGACAATGTATGAAATATGAAGCTAAGCAGATAATTTTACTTGACCATAGTGAGTTTAATTTATATAAGATTACTGAAGAATGCTCTTCTTATAATACAAAAAGTGTTTTATGTTCGGTTTGTGATGTAGAGTCATTAAAAAATGTTTTTAGTGATTACACTCCGGATATAGTTTTTCATGCAGCAGCATATAAGCATGTACCTTTGGTTGAGGAAAATATATCAAAAGCTATAAAAAATAATATTTTAGGAACTAAAAACACTATTGATCTGGCCATTAATACTAATGTTGAATCATTTATTCTTATTTCTACAGATAAAGCTGTTAGACCAACAAATGTTATGGGCGCGACAAAACGCATTTGTGAATTGTATTTACAAAACATTGAACCTAAAAACACTAAATTAGCAGCAGTTCGTTTTGGGAATGTTTTGGGTAGTAGCGGAAGTGTGATTCCTAAATTTGAAAAGCAGCTTAAAAAAGGAGGGCCTCTGACTGTTACTCATCCAGATATTACCAGATATTTTATGTTAATTCCTGAAGCCTGTGAATTAGTATTACAAGCTGGAGCGATAGCTAGAAACTCTGAGGTTTTTGTATTAGATATGGGTAAGCCTGTTAAGATAATAGATCTTGCGCAACAGTTTAAAAAGTTATCAGGTATGGAAGATATTGAAATAAAAATTACAGGCTTAAGACCTGGTGAAAAACTTTATGAAGAGCTTCTTATTGATGAGGGCGATATTCGTACAGAATATAAAGATATACTTGTAGGTAAAAAAACATTTTATGATATTGATAAGCTAAATAAAGATTTAAACACACTTTTAATTAGTGAACAGTATCAGCAAATTAAGCTTTTAAAGCAAATAGTTCCTGAATTTAACCATAATTTGAATAGGTAA
- a CDS encoding sugar transferase: MLYKVIKRFMDLFLSLVGVILLSPIFILLIIFIKLDSKGPVFFKQKRIGQNKKYFMIYKFRTMYTDTPKDMPTHLLQDPSKCITKVGAFLRKTSLDELPQIINIIKGEMSIVGPRPALWNQDDLIAERDKYRANDVPVGLTGWAQINGRDELPIFDKAKLDGDYVKNKSILLDIKCIFLTVFSVFTKKGVVEGGTGSLDSKKD; the protein is encoded by the coding sequence ATGTTATATAAAGTTATAAAAAGATTTATGGATTTGTTTTTATCTTTAGTTGGAGTTATATTGTTAAGTCCTATTTTTATACTGTTAATCATTTTCATAAAGTTAGATTCAAAAGGTCCAGTTTTTTTTAAGCAAAAAAGAATTGGTCAAAATAAAAAATATTTTATGATATATAAGTTTAGGACAATGTATACAGATACTCCTAAAGATATGCCAACACATTTGCTTCAAGATCCTTCAAAATGTATAACAAAGGTAGGAGCTTTTCTGCGTAAAACATCTTTAGATGAATTGCCACAAATTATAAATATTATTAAAGGTGAAATGAGTATAGTAGGTCCAAGGCCTGCGTTATGGAATCAAGATGATCTAATAGCTGAGAGAGATAAGTACAGGGCAAATGATGTTCCTGTGGGATTAACTGGTTGGGCGCAAATAAACGGTCGTGATGAATTACCAATATTTGATAAAGCAAAGTTAGATGGTGATTATGTCAAAAATAAAAGTATTTTGTTGGATATTAAATGTATTTTTCTAACAGTTTTCTCAGTTTTTACTAAAAAAGGTGTTGTTGAAGGTGGAACAGGATCTTTAGATAGCAAAAAGGATTAA
- a CDS encoding NAD-dependent epimerase/dehydratase family protein, with translation MKKRILITGLNSYVGNSFTSFCANDFEIDKISLKNDEWRKLDFSKYDSILHVAGIAHTSKDPSLKGLYYRVNVDLTAEVAQKAKHDGVKQFIFMSSIIIYGDSASIGKTKVIDENSQPNPNDFYGDSKLQAEKRLAELKCENFKIAIVRPPMIYGDGSKGNYPKLVKLAKYAFIFPNIENQRSVLHIDKLSQELKSIVENGYDGVFMPQDDRYFCTSEFIKEYRKSIGKKTYLTKAFNPFIKLLARKIGFINKVFGNLIYKLNP, from the coding sequence ATGAAAAAGAGAATTTTAATAACTGGGCTAAATAGTTATGTAGGGAATTCATTTACATCTTTTTGTGCTAATGATTTTGAGATTGATAAAATTTCTTTAAAAAATGATGAGTGGAGAAAACTAGATTTTTCAAAATATGATTCTATACTTCATGTCGCTGGGATTGCTCATACATCAAAGGATCCTTCTTTGAAAGGTTTATACTATCGAGTAAATGTTGATTTAACAGCTGAAGTAGCTCAAAAAGCAAAGCATGATGGAGTTAAACAATTTATATTTATGAGTAGTATTATTATTTATGGTGATAGTGCTTCTATAGGAAAGACTAAAGTTATAGATGAAAATTCTCAGCCTAACCCTAATGATTTCTATGGAGATAGTAAATTACAGGCAGAGAAAAGACTTGCTGAACTAAAGTGCGAAAATTTTAAAATAGCTATTGTAAGACCTCCAATGATATATGGTGATGGTTCAAAAGGAAATTATCCAAAGTTAGTTAAACTAGCTAAATATGCTTTTATTTTTCCGAATATAGAAAATCAAAGAAGTGTTTTACATATTGATAAATTATCTCAAGAGTTAAAGAGCATAGTTGAAAATGGATATGATGGTGTTTTTATGCCACAAGATGATAGATATTTTTGTACTTCTGAATTTATTAAAGAATATAGAAAGAGTATAGGTAAAAAAACATATCTTACTAAAGCTTTTAACCCTTTTATTAAGCTTTTAGCTAGAAAAATTGGTTTTATAAATAAGGTTTTTGGAAATTTGATATATAAGTTAAATCCTTGA
- a CDS encoding mannose-1-phosphate guanylyltransferase/mannose-6-phosphate isomerase, producing the protein MIVPVILSGGSGSRLWPLSREASPKQFIGLIDEHSLLENTIKRLEGADEISQPLIVCNENHRFQVAEIFRKLGKKGDILLEPLAKNTAPALALAAFFLFQKDPESIMLVLAADHHIDNIEVFHDAIRRAKQKVIKDSSLITFGITPTCPHEGYGYIKQGIEATEGVYEVDMFVEKPSLAVAKEYVESGEYYWNSGMFMFTAKSYLEALEKLQPQIYSACKKTYEELKQDLDFVRFDEVLFGESKSESIDYAVMEKADNVCMIPMQESGWSDVGSWDSLYDISMKNTYGNVVFGDVITNDVKNSYLRSHDRLLAAVGVDNLIVVETADAILVADKSKTQDVKKVVEILKKQKRSEFVQHKRNFRPWGYHDILIEEQLFHVKKVLVYPGKEIALQRHFHRNEQWTVLEGTAEVNVEGISTLVTENQTAYAAIGQKHSVKNIGSIPLVFIEIQSGRYINENDVERCVL; encoded by the coding sequence GTGATTGTTCCTGTTATTTTATCGGGAGGGTCTGGTTCAAGATTATGGCCATTGTCTCGAGAAGCATCTCCAAAACAGTTTATAGGCTTGATTGACGAACATAGTCTATTAGAAAATACGATTAAACGTTTAGAAGGTGCTGACGAAATATCTCAACCTCTTATTGTATGTAATGAAAATCATCGATTTCAAGTTGCTGAAATTTTTCGCAAGTTGGGTAAGAAAGGAGATATTCTTTTAGAGCCGCTTGCTAAAAATACAGCACCTGCGCTTGCATTAGCAGCATTTTTTTTATTTCAGAAAGATCCTGAGAGTATAATGTTGGTTTTAGCTGCAGATCATCATATTGATAATATTGAAGTTTTTCATGATGCTATTCGTAGAGCAAAGCAAAAAGTTATTAAGGACTCTTCTTTAATAACTTTTGGAATAACTCCAACTTGCCCTCATGAGGGCTATGGATATATTAAGCAGGGAATTGAAGCAACAGAAGGTGTTTATGAAGTTGATATGTTTGTTGAAAAGCCTAGTTTAGCTGTTGCTAAGGAGTATGTTGAGAGTGGTGAATACTATTGGAATAGTGGGATGTTTATGTTCACTGCAAAATCTTATTTAGAAGCATTAGAGAAATTGCAACCTCAGATTTATAGTGCATGTAAGAAAACTTATGAAGAGTTAAAACAAGATTTGGACTTTGTACGTTTTGATGAGGTGTTATTTGGAGAATCTAAATCTGAGTCTATAGATTACGCAGTAATGGAAAAAGCAGATAATGTATGTATGATCCCTATGCAAGAAAGCGGCTGGTCAGATGTTGGTTCATGGGATTCTTTATATGATATTTCTATGAAAAATACTTATGGTAATGTAGTTTTTGGCGATGTGATTACTAATGATGTGAAAAATAGCTATTTGCGGTCGCATGATCGTTTACTTGCCGCAGTAGGCGTTGATAATTTGATAGTAGTAGAGACAGCAGATGCTATTTTAGTCGCGGATAAAAGTAAAACTCAAGATGTGAAAAAGGTTGTTGAAATATTAAAGAAACAAAAACGTAGTGAGTTTGTTCAGCATAAACGTAATTTTAGACCGTGGGGATATCATGATATATTAATTGAAGAGCAACTTTTTCACGTTAAGAAAGTGCTAGTTTACCCGGGTAAGGAGATAGCATTACAACGCCATTTTCATCGAAATGAGCAGTGGACAGTACTTGAGGGTACTGCAGAGGTTAATGTAGAAGGGATAAGTACGTTAGTAACTGAAAACCAAACTGCGTATGCAGCTATTGGGCAAAAACATAGTGTAAAAAATATTGGCTCCATACCATTAGTATTTATAGAAATACAGTCTGGTAGATATATTAATGAAAATGATGTTGAAAGGTGTGTGTTATGA
- a CDS encoding ABC transporter permease, translating to MKQWLISIWLYRGFIISSIKRELSAAFARSKLGGLWTIVNPLAQVLIYALILSNVLSAKLPSIDNKYAYAIYLMAGTLAWNLNNELISRGLNIFTSNAGMLQKMNFPKIILPCIAFGSAIMNSILLFFAIMIIFFLLGHGFNLTVFWLIPLTLLVGLLGLGLGMIVGVLNVFLRDIGQFIPIVLQVWFWFTPIVYPEKIIPEKYRELLLLNPMYPVVDAYHNVLVYGVRPHLLSLLCLALFSLLLLVFALFLFKRSSAEMVDVL from the coding sequence ATGAAACAATGGCTAATTAGTATTTGGTTATATAGAGGATTTATAATAAGCTCTATAAAAAGAGAGTTATCAGCTGCTTTTGCTAGGAGCAAGTTAGGAGGATTGTGGACAATTGTTAACCCCTTGGCACAAGTTTTAATCTATGCTTTAATCCTTTCAAATGTTTTATCTGCGAAATTACCAAGCATAGATAATAAATATGCTTACGCTATATATCTTATGGCAGGGACTTTAGCTTGGAACCTCAATAATGAGCTTATATCGAGGGGCCTTAATATATTTACATCAAATGCAGGAATGCTACAAAAGATGAATTTTCCAAAAATTATATTGCCTTGTATAGCTTTTGGTTCTGCTATAATGAATAGTATTTTATTGTTTTTTGCCATTATGATTATTTTCTTTTTATTAGGCCATGGATTTAACTTGACAGTTTTTTGGTTGATTCCTCTAACACTTTTGGTTGGGCTGCTGGGTCTTGGTTTGGGTATGATAGTAGGTGTTTTAAATGTTTTCTTAAGAGACATTGGGCAGTTTATTCCTATAGTTTTACAAGTATGGTTTTGGTTTACTCCAATTGTATATCCTGAAAAAATTATACCAGAAAAGTATCGGGAATTATTATTACTTAACCCTATGTACCCAGTAGTAGATGCGTATCATAATGTATTGGTTTATGGTGTCAGACCTCATTTGCTCAGTTTGTTATGTTTGGCTTTATTCTCTTTACTGTTACTGGTGTTTGCACTTTTCTTATTTAAACGTTCTAGTGCTGAGATGGTGGATGTATTATGA
- a CDS encoding ABC transporter ATP-binding protein → MSLLKVENVSKAFYSYRSELARFARWFGFKTKACSAKWVLRDINFEINKGEAIGILGVNGAGKSTLLKLITGTLVPTQGAIHVKGRISAMLELGMGFNPDLTGRSNVIHSAGMMGFSTEQILSKIDEIEDFADIGEYFDQPVRMYSSGMQMRVAFAVATAFRPDVLIVDEALSVGDVSFQSKCLIRINQFVAAGTTLLIVSHDIPTLTRFCTKGLLLKDGQVLEYGSIDRVCDVYTNMLINKSESIDIERNSEALNNIRLKDESSRNLRSNSIDGFVGTKELEFISFEMLDSNMNDIGDSVYGQSNICIRAKIRANVDTSFEPPVGLLFSDVKGYPLVACNTNYYDVFLPKMSKHECKIVEWKFKLPFMHGSFRLDVGIKKSVVGVDFVDRIFNVKSFTVITECSLVEKNFGGILYIEPVKISIYNK, encoded by the coding sequence ATGAGTTTATTAAAGGTAGAAAATGTTAGTAAAGCTTTTTATTCTTACAGAAGTGAATTAGCTCGCTTTGCAAGATGGTTTGGTTTTAAGACTAAAGCTTGCTCAGCTAAGTGGGTTTTGAGAGATATTAATTTTGAAATTAATAAGGGTGAGGCTATAGGTATTCTAGGCGTTAATGGAGCTGGTAAATCTACCTTGTTGAAACTGATAACTGGAACGTTAGTTCCAACACAAGGTGCTATTCATGTTAAAGGTCGTATATCTGCAATGCTTGAGCTTGGCATGGGATTTAATCCAGATTTAACTGGAAGAAGTAATGTGATTCATTCTGCAGGGATGATGGGGTTTTCTACTGAGCAAATATTATCCAAAATCGATGAGATTGAGGACTTTGCAGATATTGGAGAATATTTTGATCAACCAGTAAGAATGTATAGTAGTGGTATGCAAATGCGAGTTGCATTTGCTGTTGCTACAGCTTTTAGGCCTGATGTTTTAATCGTCGATGAGGCTTTGAGTGTGGGAGATGTTTCATTTCAGTCTAAATGTTTGATCAGAATAAATCAGTTTGTAGCTGCTGGTACTACTTTATTGATAGTTAGTCATGATATACCAACTTTAACAAGGTTTTGTACCAAGGGACTTTTATTAAAAGATGGGCAAGTGTTGGAGTATGGATCAATAGATCGTGTTTGTGATGTGTATACAAATATGTTAATAAATAAAAGTGAGTCAATTGATATAGAGAGAAATAGTGAAGCATTAAACAATATTAGGTTAAAAGATGAAAGTAGTAGGAATTTGCGTTCTAATTCAATTGATGGTTTTGTAGGAACAAAAGAGCTTGAATTTATTAGTTTTGAGATGTTAGATTCAAATATGAATGATATTGGAGATAGTGTCTATGGGCAAAGTAACATATGTATTCGTGCTAAAATCCGTGCTAATGTTGATACGAGTTTTGAGCCCCCTGTAGGGCTACTTTTTAGTGATGTTAAGGGATATCCTTTAGTTGCGTGTAATACAAATTATTATGATGTTTTTTTACCTAAAATGTCTAAGCATGAGTGTAAAATAGTCGAGTGGAAGTTTAAACTTCCATTTATGCATGGTAGTTTTAGATTGGATGTGGGGATTAAAAAGTCAGTTGTTGGAGTTGATTTTGTTGACAGGATATTTAATGTTAAGTCATTTACTGTTATAACAGAATGTAGTTTAGTAGAAAAAAATTTTGGAGGAATCTTATATATTGAACCTGTAAAGATATCAATTTACAATAAATGA